One Haemorhous mexicanus isolate bHaeMex1 chromosome 9, bHaeMex1.pri, whole genome shotgun sequence DNA segment encodes these proteins:
- the LHX9 gene encoding LOW QUALITY PROTEIN: LIM/homeobox protein Lhx9 (The sequence of the model RefSeq protein was modified relative to this genomic sequence to represent the inferred CDS: deleted 1 base in 1 codon), whose protein sequence is MEEVTRGAPEDVSGMLWKGSGGWGTSFTSRARGWCGVFPRERGAQDCRQEDPSVGIEVSGNSQQLFQGKARKSGVKRSPQCLRKEKLLLQPPSLRCAPRSMLFHGISGGHIQGIMEEMERRSKTESRLAKGGQMNGRDTNMPPMSPEKPALCAGCGGKISDRYYLLAVDKQWHLRCLKCCECKLALESELTCFAKDGSIYCKEDYYRRFSVQRCARCHLGISASEMVMRARESVYHLSCFTCTTCNKTLTTGDHFGMKDNLVYCRAHFESLLQGEYPPQLSYTELAAKSGGLALPYFNGTGTVQKGRPRKRKSPALGVDIVSYNSGCNENEADHLDRDQQPYPPSQKTKRMRTSFKHHQLRTMKSYFAINHNPDAKDLKQLAQKTGLTKRVLQVWFQNARAKFRRNLLRQENGGVDKADGTSLPAPPSADSGALTPPGTATTLTDLTNPTITVVTSVTSNLDSHESGSPSQTTLTNLF, encoded by the exons ATGGAAGAGGTGACTCGAGGAGCCCCTGAGGATGTCTCTGGGATGCTTTGGAAAGGAAGTGGGGGCTGGGGTACTTCTTTCACTAGTCGCGCTAGGGGATGGTGCGGAGTGTTCCCCAGGGAGCGGGGAGCGCAGGACTGCCGCCAGGAAGATCCTTCGGTAGGGATCGAGGTGTCAGGAAACAGCCAGCAGCTGTTTCAGGGAAAGGCAAGGAAGAGTGGTGTGAAAA GAAGCCCTCAGTGCTTGCGCAAAGAGAAGCTCCTA TTGCAACCTCCCTCCCTGCGCTGTGCGCCTCGGT CCATGCTTTTCCACGGGATCTCCGGAGGCCACATCCAAGGAATCatggaggagatggagaggCGATCCAAGACCGAGTCCCGCCTGGCCAAAGGGGGACAGATGAACGGCCGAGATACG AACATGCCCCCCATGAGCCCCGAGAAGCCTGCTTTGTGTGCTGGTTGTGGAGGGAAGATCTCAGACAGATATTACCTGCTGGCTGTTGACAAACAATGGCACCTCAGGTGTCTTAAGTGCTGTGAATGTAAACTGGCTTTGGAGTCAGAACTCACCTGCTTTGCCAAGGACGGCAGTATTTACTGCAAGGAGGATTACTACAG aaGGTTCTCCGTGCAGAGATGTGCCCGCTGCCACCTTGGGATCTCAGCCTCTGAAATGGTCATGAGAGCCAGGGAATCGGTTTATCACCTGAGCTGCTTCACCTGCACCACCTGCAACAAGACTCTGACCACGGGCGATCACTTTGGCATGAAGGACAACCTGGTTTACTGCAGGGCCCACTTCGAGTCCCTTTTGCAAGGAGAATACCCCCCTCAGCTGAGCTACACCGAGCTGGCTGCCAAGAGCGGAGGGCTGGCCCTGCCTTACTTCAACGGCACTGGCACGGTCCAGAAGGGGAGGCCCAGGAAACGAAAGAGCCCTGCCTTGGGAGTGGACATCGTCAGCTACAACTCAG GTTGTAATGAGAATGAGGCAGATCACCTGGACAGAGACCAGCAGCCTTATCCCCCATCCCAGAAAACAAAGCGCATGCGTACCTCCTTCAAACACCACCAGCTTCGTACCATGAAGTCCTACTTTGCTATCAACCACAACCCAGATGCCAAGGACCTCAAGCAGCTTGCCCAGAAAACAGGCCTGACCAAGAGAGTTCTGCAG GTTTGGTTTCAAAACGCAAGAGCCAAATTCAGAAGGAACCTTTTGCGGCAGGAGAATGGGGGTGTCGATAAAGCTGACGGCACCTCGCTCCCGGCACCGCCCTCAGCAGACAGCGGCGCACTCACTCCACCCGGCACTGCGACCACTTTAACAGACCTGACCAATCCCACTATCACTGTAGTGACATCAGTGACCTCTAACTTGGACAGCCACGAATCCGGGAGCCCCTCACAAACTACCTTAACGAACCTTTTCtaa